The Natrinema salifodinae genome includes a window with the following:
- a CDS encoding MaoC family dehydratase, whose translation MSHQNAGESNFAAMTNAWSAMTRGFLRTATAANRAAASAMRSPIDAANGAEDDRVAPSVPSINYSDLNWQFDRTVDDPDHISVGDTVTFEKALTDEDVRAFAAVSGDTNRLHLDEAFAGETRFSERIVHGTLVSGLISAALARLPGLTIYLSQDLEFSGPVGIGDRVSARVEIVEDLGNDQYRLETVVRNEDDDATVIDGEAVVLIDDLPADAD comes from the coding sequence ATGTCCCACCAGAACGCTGGCGAAAGCAACTTCGCCGCGATGACGAACGCCTGGTCGGCGATGACGCGTGGGTTCCTACGGACCGCGACCGCCGCGAACCGTGCGGCCGCTTCCGCGATGCGCTCTCCGATCGATGCGGCCAACGGCGCGGAAGATGACAGAGTCGCGCCGTCGGTTCCCTCGATCAACTACTCGGATCTCAACTGGCAGTTCGACCGCACCGTCGACGATCCCGATCACATCTCCGTCGGCGATACCGTCACCTTCGAGAAGGCGCTGACCGACGAGGACGTCCGCGCCTTCGCCGCAGTCAGCGGCGATACGAACCGACTCCACCTCGACGAAGCGTTCGCGGGCGAGACCCGCTTCAGCGAGCGCATCGTCCACGGGACGCTCGTCTCCGGACTCATCAGCGCCGCCCTCGCCAGGCTCCCCGGGCTCACGATCTACCTCTCTCAGGACCTGGAGTTCAGCGGCCCCGTCGGCATCGGCGACCGCGTCTCGGCCCGCGTCGAAATCGTCGAGGACCTCGGGAACGACCAGTATCGACTCGAGACGGTCGTGCGCAACGAGGACGACGACGCGACCGTGATCGACGGCGAGGCGGTCGTGCTGATCGACGACCTGCCCGCCGACGCGGACTAG
- a CDS encoding ABC transporter permease, producing the protein MSAAKDRLDRLLERLIQASVLERVVISVAALFAAVLIGGVLVFISGGFASCRSGLDVAGMTFCYNPMQVYYELFLGALGHPLDGGWSPVNYRLATTLREATLLIFAGLSVAVAFRAGLLNIGTQGQLVVGGLATAVTVVYAASIVPGGFVGTVVLIPLGVLAGAIAGGLYGALPGVLKAYADANEVITTIMLNFVAAGVTSTMLSRWFQDPDSTNPRTEPVPEYAEIPSIGFQAGFSVLALAFAVALMLGIAWLLARTSFGYELRTSGIQPAAAAYGGVDEKRMTVASMTLSGALGGVAGAFWVLMVHGSWLENVPSIGFDGIAVSVLAGNNPLGVGAAAFLFGVLQSGSNSIGTTTDVPPELVGILTGLIILFVAMPEFFRMVGQRYLDVGAGQPVRADGGDGGETDE; encoded by the coding sequence ATGAGCGCGGCGAAAGACCGGCTCGATCGGCTCCTCGAACGCCTGATCCAGGCGTCGGTCCTCGAACGCGTCGTCATCAGCGTCGCGGCGCTGTTCGCCGCCGTCCTCATCGGCGGCGTGCTGGTGTTCATCTCCGGCGGCTTCGCCTCCTGCCGGTCCGGCCTCGACGTGGCCGGGATGACGTTCTGTTACAACCCAATGCAGGTCTACTACGAGCTGTTCCTCGGGGCGCTGGGCCACCCGCTCGACGGCGGCTGGAGCCCCGTGAACTACAGGCTCGCGACGACGCTCCGAGAGGCGACGCTGCTGATCTTCGCGGGGCTGTCGGTCGCGGTCGCGTTCCGCGCCGGCCTGCTCAACATCGGGACGCAGGGCCAACTGGTCGTCGGCGGGCTCGCGACGGCCGTCACGGTCGTCTACGCCGCGTCGATCGTCCCCGGCGGCTTCGTCGGGACGGTCGTCCTCATCCCGCTCGGCGTGCTCGCGGGTGCGATCGCCGGCGGGCTCTACGGCGCGCTTCCGGGCGTCCTGAAGGCCTACGCCGACGCCAACGAGGTTATCACGACGATCATGCTCAACTTCGTCGCGGCCGGCGTCACGTCGACCATGCTCTCTCGGTGGTTCCAGGATCCCGACAGCACCAACCCGCGGACCGAGCCGGTCCCCGAGTACGCCGAGATCCCGAGCATCGGCTTCCAGGCGGGCTTCTCGGTGCTCGCGCTCGCGTTCGCCGTCGCGCTCATGCTCGGAATCGCCTGGCTGCTCGCGCGAACCTCGTTCGGGTACGAACTCCGGACGAGCGGCATCCAGCCGGCGGCGGCAGCCTACGGCGGTGTCGACGAGAAGCGGATGACCGTCGCCAGCATGACCCTCTCGGGGGCGCTGGGCGGCGTCGCCGGCGCCTTCTGGGTCCTGATGGTCCACGGCAGCTGGCTCGAGAACGTGCCGTCGATCGGTTTCGACGGGATCGCAGTCTCGGTGCTGGCCGGCAACAACCCGTTGGGCGTCGGCGCGGCGGCGTTCCTGTTCGGCGTCCTCCAGAGCGGCTCGAACTCGATCGGGACGACGACGGACGTTCCGCCCGAACTGGTCGGCATCCTCACCGGGCTGATCATCCTCTTCGTCGCGATGCCGGAGTTCTTCCGGATGGTCGGCCAGCGCTACCTCGACGTCGGGGCCGGACAGCCGGTTCGCGCCGACGGCGGCGACGGAGGTGAGACCGATGAGTGA
- a CDS encoding phosphohexomutase domain-containing protein, with product MTLFGTAGIRGPVEEVSPSLALAVGQAAGDPGETFVVGRDGRETGSALAAAMEAGLESAGADVRRVGQVPTPALAFASQGRRGVMLTASHNPPEDNGIKLFDDGVEYDSDAEGTIDDRVASDDPGLARWDEWGDAERLSVLDRYRDAVVEYVRDRFGGRDGDDATADAPLAGLRIGVDCGNGMGAVATPQVLERLGATVVAINATVDGHFPGRESKPTPETLSDFSAFLADGAFDLGLAHDGDADRLVVLGPDGDVIHEDTVLAVVAARYAADSDADDPVVVTTPNASARIDERVRAAGGRVERVRLGSLHEGIARERAAGDEATEIVFAAEPWKHIHTAFGGWIDGVASAAVVAALVAEAGDTAALREPVTERPYRKVSVECPDRAKTDVMAALETDLPSAFPEAAVDTDYGVRLEFEDASWLLVRPSGTEPYVRLYAESDSVDDLVAEARAVIEGAVADAT from the coding sequence ATGACGCTCTTTGGGACCGCAGGAATCCGCGGCCCGGTCGAGGAGGTATCGCCCTCGCTCGCGCTCGCCGTCGGCCAGGCCGCCGGCGACCCCGGGGAAACGTTCGTGGTCGGCCGCGACGGTCGGGAGACCGGCTCGGCGCTCGCGGCGGCGATGGAGGCAGGCCTCGAAAGCGCCGGCGCCGACGTCCGACGCGTCGGCCAGGTGCCCACGCCCGCGCTCGCGTTCGCTTCACAGGGACGACGAGGCGTGATGCTCACCGCGAGCCACAACCCGCCCGAGGACAACGGGATCAAACTGTTCGACGACGGCGTCGAGTACGACAGCGACGCCGAAGGAACCATCGACGACCGCGTCGCGAGCGACGACCCCGGGCTCGCCCGCTGGGACGAGTGGGGCGACGCCGAGCGGCTCTCGGTGCTCGACCGATACCGCGACGCCGTCGTCGAGTACGTTCGCGATCGCTTCGGCGGTCGTGACGGGGACGATGCAACCGCGGACGCCCCCCTCGCCGGCCTCCGAATCGGCGTCGACTGCGGGAACGGCATGGGCGCGGTCGCGACGCCTCAGGTCCTCGAACGCCTCGGCGCGACGGTCGTCGCGATCAACGCCACCGTCGACGGCCACTTCCCCGGCCGCGAGAGCAAGCCCACCCCCGAGACGCTGTCGGACTTCTCGGCGTTCCTCGCCGACGGCGCGTTCGACCTCGGCCTGGCCCACGACGGCGACGCCGATCGCCTGGTCGTCCTCGGTCCCGACGGCGACGTGATCCACGAGGACACGGTCCTCGCGGTCGTCGCGGCCCGATACGCGGCCGACAGCGACGCCGACGACCCGGTCGTCGTCACCACGCCCAACGCCTCGGCGCGCATCGACGAGCGGGTTCGCGCGGCCGGCGGCCGGGTCGAGCGCGTCCGGTTAGGATCGCTCCACGAGGGGATCGCGCGCGAGCGGGCCGCCGGGGACGAGGCCACCGAGATCGTCTTCGCGGCCGAGCCCTGGAAACACATTCACACCGCCTTCGGCGGCTGGATCGACGGCGTCGCGAGCGCCGCGGTCGTCGCCGCGCTGGTCGCCGAGGCCGGCGACACCGCGGCGCTTCGCGAACCGGTCACCGAACGCCCCTATCGGAAGGTCAGCGTCGAGTGTCCGGACCGGGCTAAGACGGACGTCATGGCCGCTCTCGAGACCGACCTGCCGTCGGCGTTCCCCGAGGCTGCCGTCGACACCGACTACGGCGTCCGCCTCGAGTTCGAGGACGCGTCGTGGCTGCTGGTCCGGCCCAGCGGGACGGAACCGTACGTGCGCCTCTACGCCGAGAGCGATTCAGTCGACGACCTGGTCGCAGAGGCACGGGCGGTCATCGAGGGAGCCGTCGCGGACGCGACGTAA
- a CDS encoding ABC transporter ATP-binding protein → MTEPGMGTTDGTGPTEGTGVRAADQRTTGSDLAIHLDGITKRFPGVVANDDVDLRVERGTVHALLGENGAGKTTLMNVLYGLYQPEEGRVVVDGQERSFDSPRDAIDAGIGMIHQHFMLVDPMTVAENIALGNEPTKWFGMAVDRDRIDREVRDLCDRYGFDVDPQTTVEDLSVGVQQRVEILKALFRGADVLILDEPTAVLTPQEVEDLYDVLDELTAQGKTIIFITHKLEEATHAADAITVLRDGKSVGTVDPERTNREDLAERMVGREVLLEAESDPVETGDVVLSTENVSVEDARGVEVVSGIDLDVRAGEIVGIAGVDGNGQAELIEAITGLRTPDEGTVSYEGANVTDWSRRRRIENGMAYIPEDRHERGLVMSFDLVENGVLGSQRSPEFASGGRIDWPGVRGHAEEIIETYDVRPPNADADARSFSGGNQQKFIVGREFERDPSLVVATHPTRGVDIGSTEFIHDRLLDLRQQGVAVLLVSSNLDEVRSLSDRLAVIYEGEFIDVTDPETVTEEELGLLMAGQRPGVDGTGTGADADATTGTGDAAGTGNGGELR, encoded by the coding sequence ATGACGGAGCCGGGAATGGGAACGACTGACGGGACGGGACCGACCGAGGGGACGGGGGTGCGCGCCGCCGATCAGCGAACCACCGGCAGCGACCTCGCCATCCACCTCGACGGCATCACGAAGCGATTCCCCGGCGTCGTCGCCAACGACGACGTCGATCTGCGGGTTGAGCGGGGCACCGTCCACGCCCTGCTCGGCGAGAACGGGGCCGGGAAGACGACCCTGATGAACGTCCTCTACGGGCTCTACCAGCCCGAAGAAGGACGGGTCGTCGTCGACGGACAGGAGCGATCGTTCGACTCGCCGCGAGACGCCATCGACGCCGGCATCGGGATGATCCACCAGCACTTCATGCTGGTTGATCCGATGACGGTCGCCGAGAACATCGCCCTGGGCAACGAGCCGACGAAGTGGTTCGGCATGGCCGTCGACCGCGACCGGATCGACCGCGAGGTCCGGGATCTCTGCGATCGGTACGGGTTCGACGTCGATCCACAGACGACCGTCGAGGATCTGAGCGTCGGCGTCCAACAGCGCGTCGAAATTCTCAAGGCGCTGTTCCGGGGCGCGGACGTGCTCATCCTCGACGAGCCGACCGCCGTCCTCACGCCCCAAGAGGTCGAGGACCTCTACGACGTCCTCGACGAACTCACCGCGCAGGGGAAGACGATCATCTTCATCACGCACAAGTTAGAGGAGGCGACCCACGCCGCCGACGCGATCACCGTCCTTCGGGATGGCAAGTCCGTCGGCACGGTCGACCCCGAGCGCACGAACCGAGAAGACCTGGCCGAGCGCATGGTCGGCCGGGAAGTACTGCTGGAGGCCGAATCCGACCCGGTCGAGACGGGCGACGTCGTCCTCTCGACGGAGAACGTGTCCGTCGAGGACGCCCGCGGGGTCGAGGTCGTCTCCGGTATCGACCTCGACGTCCGCGCCGGCGAAATCGTCGGCATCGCGGGCGTCGACGGCAACGGCCAGGCGGAACTGATCGAGGCGATCACCGGCCTTCGGACGCCCGACGAGGGCACGGTTTCCTACGAGGGCGCGAACGTCACCGACTGGTCGCGCCGCCGGCGGATCGAGAACGGGATGGCGTACATCCCCGAGGACCGCCACGAGCGCGGCCTGGTCATGTCCTTCGACCTCGTCGAAAACGGCGTTCTCGGGAGCCAGCGGTCGCCGGAGTTCGCAAGCGGCGGGCGCATCGACTGGCCAGGCGTCCGCGGCCACGCCGAGGAGATCATCGAGACCTACGACGTCCGGCCGCCGAACGCCGACGCCGACGCCCGCTCGTTCTCCGGCGGGAACCAACAGAAGTTCATCGTCGGCCGCGAGTTCGAGCGCGACCCCTCGCTGGTCGTCGCGACCCACCCCACCCGCGGGGTCGACATCGGCTCGACGGAGTTCATCCACGACCGGCTGCTCGACCTCCGCCAACAGGGGGTCGCGGTCCTGCTGGTCTCCTCGAATCTCGACGAAGTCCGCTCGCTCTCGGACCGCCTGGCGGTCATCTACGAGGGCGAGTTCATCGACGTCACCGACCCCGAAACGGTCACCGAGGAGGAGCTGGGGCTGCTCATGGCCGGCCAGCGGCCGGGAGTTGACGGTACCGGTACCGGCGCCGACGCCGACGCTACCACCGGAACCGGTGACGCCGCCGGGACCGGAAACGGAGGTGAACTGCGATGA
- a CDS encoding BMP family lipoprotein, with translation MARDRRQFLTGAGAVGLAGIAGCVGGFGDEGDADVQVGMVYATGGLGDDSFNDMAKQGIEEASNEFSLAFDETEPSSEGEFAGAQRDYAESGEYDLICCIGYAQVEALSENAPEYPDQNFIIVDETVEEDNVRSYLFGEPEGSFQVGHLAGLLTDEEFAAGAGETNPNESVVGFVGGTESPLIESFEAGFRAGVEYADTGAEVASTYVGEFNNTAGGQEAARSLYQNRGADIIFHAAGRTGIGVFQAAQEEGRFAIGVDDDQSESNPGYADVILASMVKRVDTAIYSAAEAVVNDEFAGGETETLGLEQDGVGAEYGAEIGGEIPEEIKSQLEESEQAIIDGEIDVPNEP, from the coding sequence ATGGCACGAGATCGACGACAGTTTCTTACAGGTGCGGGTGCGGTCGGACTCGCAGGCATTGCTGGCTGTGTCGGTGGGTTCGGCGACGAGGGGGACGCCGACGTCCAGGTCGGAATGGTGTACGCGACCGGCGGCCTCGGCGACGACTCGTTCAACGACATGGCAAAGCAGGGCATCGAAGAGGCTTCCAACGAGTTCAGCCTCGCGTTCGACGAGACCGAACCGAGTTCCGAGGGCGAGTTCGCCGGCGCACAGCGGGACTACGCGGAGTCCGGCGAGTACGATCTGATCTGCTGTATCGGCTACGCGCAGGTCGAAGCCCTCTCGGAGAACGCGCCGGAGTATCCGGACCAGAACTTCATTATCGTCGACGAGACCGTCGAGGAGGACAACGTCCGGAGTTACCTGTTCGGCGAGCCCGAGGGCTCGTTCCAGGTCGGTCACCTGGCCGGCCTGCTGACCGACGAGGAGTTCGCGGCCGGGGCCGGCGAGACGAATCCGAACGAGAGCGTCGTCGGCTTCGTCGGCGGTACCGAATCGCCGCTGATCGAGTCGTTCGAGGCCGGCTTCCGTGCGGGCGTCGAGTACGCGGACACCGGCGCCGAGGTCGCCTCGACGTACGTCGGCGAGTTCAACAACACCGCCGGCGGACAGGAGGCCGCCCGGTCGCTGTACCAGAACCGGGGCGCCGACATCATCTTCCACGCGGCCGGCCGGACCGGGATCGGCGTCTTCCAGGCGGCGCAGGAAGAGGGCCGGTTCGCGATCGGCGTCGACGACGACCAGTCCGAGTCCAACCCGGGCTACGCCGACGTCATCCTCGCGAGCATGGTCAAGCGCGTCGACACCGCGATCTACTCCGCCGCCGAGGCCGTCGTCAACGACGAGTTCGCGGGCGGCGAAACCGAGACCCTCGGCCTCGAACAGGACGGCGTCGGCGCCGAGTACGGCGCCGAGATCGGCGGCGAGATCCCCGAGGAGATCAAATCTCAACTCGAGGAGTCCGAGCAAGCGATCATCGACGGCGAGATCGACGTCCCGAACGAACCGTAA